taatttttaatttttatttttcaagatACAAATATGTTAATTAGATAGTTTGTACGTGTAGTTTGAATTGATCTTTTCTTCCTGAATCCAAAGAAGGTTTCaggtatgtttttgtttatcgtgCAGTGGCTATTGAATTTCTCCAGGTCCTCTGTATTGcagatttttattattgttggtAAAAGTGCAATTATTATGTAGTTTCTGATTTTTTCTAAGACTCTACCAGATTTTGGGATTGCTATTGCTTTCATCATTAtcgttatcgttttttttttttttatttaccctttTTGCCACATTTCATTGATCTCATCTATTATGCATTTCGTGGTGGTTGTATCTAAatgttttaacaatttataTGTAATGTTATATACTCCTTgaacagttttcttttttattgattattttttcttattattcttgatatattatttttccttcgcttaaATATTCTGGCAGTTTTGTTATTATGTATGTAAAAGGGGGGCAAAACAAAGAGTGAAGTTAAGTTAGTTTATTCGATCTTCACTTCTTGGCGGTTGGCGAATGGGCACTGCCTCTCTCGTCTTCGTGACGTCTCTATAATAATCTTACTTCCTCGCACAGGGTGACCcttattttttaacttcaaattatttttacttgtattatgttttcttcttttggtgATTGCTTATTACCTTCAACTCTCTTCACTTTATCCCACAGTTCTTGGGTAGATgagttttaatttgttcaaattattatttttctaatGTTATCTGTGCACTCTTACTAATCTCTAATTATAATTTGGCTGCtgtcttttcatttttatgcgtTGTGCTTtctggtttaattttttttaattcaagcCTTTCTAATATCCGAGTTCCAGTATAATTTAggtatatgttttatttagactttttttttaactacctTGCCTATTTTTATACTAATTCGTCTAATAATTTGTCCTTTATCACAGTTGAGTTTTGTTATTTGGTCAAATATCTTAGATTTTTTGTATATGACTCTTTATTCTATTATGGTTTCTTGATCAATGGTTAAATATGTAATTTTGTGCTGACGATTTCCAATgcgatgttttgttatttgcttATCTATGTCCATATACATATCTTGTGATACTAATGTAAGATCAATTaatgttcttcttttgtttatatCTTTGCGGATGTTATTGGTTGTATCGTTTTTCGTCATTATTAGAATTGAGGTTCCTAATTCTTACATTATCATCTTTCTAGGTTTTTTCATCACCCCAATTGGTGTGATGGCTATTAAAATCTACTACTATTGGCTATCCTACTACTATTGTTTTCTATATAAAGGTTGTTGCAAGCTTGGCTattgtgtgttttcatttcttcgtTGCTTGCTGTGTATGATATATAGATCGATATTAtcttgaattttttttttttgcaatagcTCAATTCCAGTAACATGAATAAAATCGGCACTTAATATATTTTGGAATTTagcatacctttttttttttttttgttagcagGAAGGGAACCTTCAAAAGGTTCCCACCTAGAGGGGACTGTCGCGGCTCGACCGTGCCTCCCTAGATGGGTTATGTGGTTTTTCATGTGGTTGTGGATTCATCGTTCCGCTGGGCCCGTGAAGCGGACCCAGCAGCCGACGCgacctcactaaaccactcctcgacctgatccgaaccctgccgatgcgctgatgtgcgtagtactccatGCTGGGTCGTTTGTGCGATGCACCCAAGCTGTTGACGCACTGCTGCGTCGTCTTCCTTGTTGtccttgctgctgcttcgtgcctTCCTTCCGCAGCTGCTGCTACTAGTGCGCCCGTCCGTGGCCGCTGCTCCCAGGTGGGccttagctcctgctgctgcccTGGTTAGtcgtcgctgctgccgctgcgtCTAATCTCGTTGCCCTGTGTTGCGGTGAGCGGAGGTCGCTATTGCGGCTCCGCTTGGATTGTATTCCGCCGTCGCTGTTGTCATCGTCGTCTTGCCGTTGGAGGACTTTCTTCGTTCCACCTCACTTGGAGGGTTATGAAGATTGTCCGTGCGGCTgtccggactgcttcccatgtaTTGCTGCTGGCACACATTTCCGTTGCAAGGTTGTCCATCGTCAAGGgggtgtggctttgctgctgcatctcaagttgtgtccgagcgaaccgtggacagtggaacatcacGTGGTTGAAATCCTCCAATTCATGCTCACACACCGGACAtttaggcgagccctccaggatgcctttgttgACGAAGTAGCTACGAAGGAACCCGTGTCCGGTAAGGACCTGGGTGAgatagaaatctatctctccgtgCTTGCGACCAACCCATGACGAGATGTCCGGGATCAGTCTccttgtcttcaaacctggcgaactctgctgctgctctgtaCCGGCTGTCCACTGTTGCTGCCAGCGCTCCATGGTCTTCTCGCGTTGTCGATTGCGTATGTCTGGTGCTGCGCCTCCCGTCGCTGCCTTTTCGTCGTGGCAGCGGAAGTCCTCCTCTAGGAGGAGGGCTAGTGGTATGGTGCTTGCAACCACGCAGGCGGCGTcataggaaaccgtttggaaggcgcTGGCTACTCGGAGTACTCCTGAGCGGTGCGCCCTCtggattgtggtgcgatgaatgtcCCTCTGTAGAAGCTGTCGTCCCCACGCCGGCGCAGCGTAGCGGACAATGCTATTTCTGACGTTCACCAGGGGTATTCcttctgctgctttttgggccaCTCTTGTTCGGCATCAGGGCGGTCAAGGCATTCGTGATACGAGATGCCTTGCTGCAAATCTGCTCCAGATGTCGTCTGTGCTGCTGTTTGCGGCAGAGCTCAACCCCGAGGTATTTGAGCGTCTCCGTGGAAACAATCGTGTGTTGGCCTATCTGCGGGGTGTGGTAGAAGATCATGTAGCCGGTCTTTTAGCTGCAAACCCACTCCGCTCATCCAACGCTCGATTGTTTCCAGGGAATTTAGCATACcttaattgtgttttttacGAGGATACAGCTCCCTGCGTATCCATCCTCTCTCTCTGCTCTCCCAATGTTAAATCCTagtattttaaatgttttttcttccttcatccAAGTCTCCTGTAGGCATGCTATTGTGAGTTGTCGTCTTTTTGATATGCCATGTAATTCCTGTTTGCACTTGTTTATTACTTTGGACGTTGTTTTGCAggattttggtttttgttttggtatcgGTGAGATCTTCGTTGTTTGCGTTATTTTCTGCTGTTGTAtctatgttgtttgtttggtttttattgtCTGTGTTTATGTTCaggtttgatttttaatttaatgttgtgtttttttgtttgttgtgttttttttttgttttagtcgTTGTTTTAGTGTTTTAGTTGTCGGGTGTTGTGTTTCTTATTTCTTTATCGGCATATTTTTGTGTTACTATGTTTTCCGTCATTTCtactggttttttgtttgtgttattttctgtggtttggttttgtaatgTCTGTGCAAAGTTTCCTTTTATATAGTTTCTTGGGATAGCCGGGGTTTGTTGTCGTCTATCGTGTTGAAAGCGTCattacaaaaaggaaaccagaCACTAGGGCTCATGATGAAATCGTGCAGTGAATTCCGGGATTCAATGTGCctgaaaactattttttacaCCATTGCACGCACGATATTAGAGTATTGTTGTGTAGTATGGTGTTCTCTTTCGGTACGCGCCACCATCCGCCTGGAAAGCATTCAACGCAGGTTCATGTAATTCGTGTTGCGTCTTCTACCGTGGACAAATCGTGTACTGCCTGGTTACTATCAACGGTGCCTTCTGCTTGGTCTGCAACCATTAGATACTAAACGCAAAAATGCGTAACGCATCTTCCATTTTGTTGCGATTGTGCTAGAACCAGTTATGGACAAAATAACCCGTTACAGCAGATGTGTCGTAAATTAAATGTTGTCCTTGATGTTTTCGATTTATTTGTCTACGTTATTGTTTAGAGAGCGTCTTCGATTCCTTACTGTCTAGTATTTAAGTACTATTTAAGGATTTTGTGTAGACCGCCAAGGTCAGATAAATTactattaaataataatagttcTTCTAATTTCTCTAGCTTCTACCATCGTTAGTCTTTGCataatttgtatatttttattgcccCTTCGTCTAGGTAAATTGGGCGTTGTGTGTCCAAAGTACTATGAGCTTCCTCGCATTCAAGGcattttggatttttattaCAAGTACTTGCTTCGTTGGATCACGGCTCACAGGTTCATGCTATCTGATTTTTCTGCTGCCTTTGACTCGATTAACCATACATTGTTAGCTGCCAAGCTGTTAAGGTACGGCGTAAATGATGTGTTAGTTTTATGGTTATCCAGATATCTAAGTGATAGACGAATCACTATGAGCATCTCATCATCGTCTCATATTTGCACCATTCTCAAACGGTTCTGGGGTCCTACAAGGCAACAATATTCGGCCCTTTTAACGATTGCAAAACTGTTTGTGCCGCTTCAACTCGTGGTGCGATGTTAATTTTATGCGTGTCAACGTTAAGATATGCTCCGTGATAACATATGCAAATAAAAGACCAACAATACTTTTGATTACAAAATATCTGACTCCTTAGC
This sequence is a window from Anopheles marshallii chromosome X, idAnoMarsDA_429_01, whole genome shotgun sequence. Protein-coding genes within it:
- the LOC128713338 gene encoding uncharacterized protein LOC128713338, with protein sequence MERWQQQWTAGTEQQQSSPGLKTRRLIPDISSWVGRKHGEIDFYLTQVLTGHGFLRSYFVNKGILEGSPKCPVCEHELEDFNHVMFHCPRFARTQLEMQQQSHTPLTMDNLATEMCASSNTWEAVRTAARTIFITLQVRWNEESPPTARRR